The following proteins are encoded in a genomic region of Thunnus maccoyii chromosome 8, fThuMac1.1, whole genome shotgun sequence:
- the LOC121902558 gene encoding uncharacterized protein LOC121902558 isoform X2: MIVLWVSLLVLHQVYTLVPVITVQLGEPANLTCAFPNDETSNKQLYWYKQSAGDTLKLIVKLFKSAKPDYGSEFSRSRVEVHKDKNFRKMTILKTTQEDEGMYHCAVMEWMNIEWSATYLLVKGNTERTSNYTVVQWPTVSDPVRSGDSVTLQCSILSDSENKTCPGVHSVYWYKARSDASHPDFIYTDGSRDECRKKTGIHSSPKSCVYRFSKNVISSDAGTYYCAVATCGEILFGNGTKLELVQTTHSLFIGIVILVVCLAISVAANVVFICNRSLRVCEQYKGMESTISEARYDNLRQQTEAEDKMNYAALNFSERKATRGRKKKEFSEDCVYSQVK; this comes from the exons ATGATCGTGTTATGGGTATCACTGCTTGTTCTTCATCAAGTAT ataCGCTGGTTCCAGTGATCACGGTTCAACTTGGTGAACCTGCAAACTTGACATGTGCTTTCCCTAATGATGAGACCAGCAATAAACAACTCTACTGGTACAAGCAGAGTGCCGGTGATACTCTGAAATTAATTGTGAAACTGTTTAAATCTGCAAAACCTGATTATGGATCAGAGTTTTCTCGCTCAAGAGTGGAGGTACATAAAGATAAGAATTTTCGTAAGATGACCATTTTGAAGACAACCCAAGAAGACGAGGGAATGTACCATTGCGCTGTCATGGAGTGGATGAATATTGAATGGAGTGCGACATATTTGTTAGTAAAAG GAAACACTGAAAGGACATCAAACTATACTGTTGTTCAGTGGCCGACAGTGTCTGATCCAGTCCGTTCAGGAGACTCTGTGACTCTTCAGTGTTCAATCCTCTCTGACTCTGAGAACAAGACGTGTCCAGGAGtacacagtgtttactggtACAAAGCCAGGTCAGATGCATCTCATCCAGACTTCATCTACACTGATGGAAGTCGTGATGAATGTAGAAAGAAAACTGGCATTCACTCATCTCCAAAGAGCTGTGTCTATCGCTTCTCTAAAAACGTCATCTCCTCTGATGCTGGGACTTATTACTGTGCTGTGGCCACATGTGGAGAGATATTATTTGGAAATGGAACTAAACTGGAACTTG tGCAAACAACACATTCACTATTTATTGGAATAGTGATATTAGTAGTCTGCTTGGCCATTTCTGTTGCTGCAAATGTCGTCTTCATCTGCAACCGAAGTCTAAGAGTATGTGAACAATATAAAG GAATGGAAAGCACTATTTCAGAAGCTCGTTATGACAACTTGCGTCAACAG ACTGAAGCTGAAGACAAAATGAACTACGCTGCACTGAATTTCtcagagagaaaagcaacaagaggaagaaagaagaaagagttTTCAGAGGACTGTGTGTATTCTCAAGTTAAATGA
- the LOC121902559 gene encoding immunoglobulin superfamily member 2-like yields the protein MIVLWVTLLVLHQGYTLIPVITVQLGEPANLTCAFPNDEFSLKHLYWYKQSAGDTLKLILKVIKSRTPEYAPEFSSTKLDTNIDKNFSNLTILRTTQEDEGMYHCGITEWTNTTWNGTYLLVKGNTERTSNYTVVQWPTVSDPVRPGDSVTLQCSVLSDSENKTCPGGHSVYWFRAGSDASHPDFIYTDGSSRDECRKKTGIHSSPKSCVYRFSKNVISSDAGTYYCAVATCGEILFGNGTKLELVQTTHSLFIGIVILIVCLAISVVANVVFIYNRRLRVCEQYKGMESTISEARHNNLRQQEHDITEAEDKMNYAALNFSERKATRGRKKKEFSEDSVYSQVKC from the exons ATGATCGTGTTATGGGTAACATTGCTTGTTCTTCATCAAGGAT ATACGCTGATTCCAGTGATCACAGTTCAACTTGGTGAACCTGCAAACTTGACATGTGCTTTCCCTAATGATGAGTTCAGCTTAAAACATCTCTACTGGTACAAGCAGAGTGCCGGTGATACTCTGAAATTAATCCTGAAAGTGATTAAATCTAGAACACCTGAGTATGCACCAGAGTTTTCTTCCACAAAATTGGACACAAATATTGATAAGAATTTTAGTAACCTGACCATTTTGAGGACAACCCAAGAAGACGAGGGAATGTACCATTGTGGAATCACAGAGTGGACGAATACTACATGGAACGGGACATATTTGTTAGTTAAAG GAAACACTGAAAGGACATCAAACTATACTGTTGTTCAGTGGCCGACAGTATCTGATCCAGTCCGTCCAGGAGACTCTGTGACTCTCCAGTGTTCAGTCCTCTCTGACTCTGAGAACAAGACGTGTCCAGGGGgacacagtgtttactggttcaGAGCCGGGTCAGATGCATCTCACCCAGACTTCATCTACACTGATGGAAGTAGCCGTGATGAATGTAGAAAGAAAACTGGCATTCACTCATCTCCAAAGAGCTGTGTCTATCGCTTCTCTAAAAACGTCATCTCCTCTGATGCTGGGACTTATTACTGTGCTGTGGCCACATGTGGAGAGATATTATTTGGAAATGGAACTAAACTGGAACTTG tGCAAACAACACATTCACTATTTATTGGAATAGTGATATTAATAGTCTGCTTGGCCATTTCTGTTGTTGCAAATGTCGTCTTCATCTACAACCGGCGTCTAAGAGTATGTGAACAATATAAAG GAATGGAAAGCACTATTTCAGAAGCTCGACATAACAACTTGCGCCAACAGGAACATGATATT ACTGAAGCTGAAGACAAAATGAACTACGCTGCACTGAATTTCTCAGAAAGAAAAGCAacgagaggaagaaagaagaaagagttTTCAGAGGACAGTGTGTACTCTCAAGTTAAATGTTGA
- the LOC121902558 gene encoding uncharacterized protein LOC121902558 isoform X1, whose translation MIVLWVSLLVLHQVYTLVPVITVQLGEPANLTCAFPNDETSNKQLYWYKQSAGDTLKLIVKLFKSAKPDYGSEFSRSRVEVHKDKNFRKMTILKTTQEDEGMYHCAVMEWMNIEWSATYLLVKGNTERTSNYTVVQWPTVSDPVRSGDSVTLQCSILSDSENKTCPGVHSVYWYKARSDASHPDFIYTDGSRDECRKKTGIHSSPKSCVYRFSKNVISSDAGTYYCAVATCGEILFGNGTKLELVQTTHSLFIGIVILVVCLAISVAANVVFICNRSLRVCEQYKGMESTISEARYDNLRQQVHDITEAEDKMNYAALNFSERKATRGRKKKEFSEDCVYSQVK comes from the exons ATGATCGTGTTATGGGTATCACTGCTTGTTCTTCATCAAGTAT ataCGCTGGTTCCAGTGATCACGGTTCAACTTGGTGAACCTGCAAACTTGACATGTGCTTTCCCTAATGATGAGACCAGCAATAAACAACTCTACTGGTACAAGCAGAGTGCCGGTGATACTCTGAAATTAATTGTGAAACTGTTTAAATCTGCAAAACCTGATTATGGATCAGAGTTTTCTCGCTCAAGAGTGGAGGTACATAAAGATAAGAATTTTCGTAAGATGACCATTTTGAAGACAACCCAAGAAGACGAGGGAATGTACCATTGCGCTGTCATGGAGTGGATGAATATTGAATGGAGTGCGACATATTTGTTAGTAAAAG GAAACACTGAAAGGACATCAAACTATACTGTTGTTCAGTGGCCGACAGTGTCTGATCCAGTCCGTTCAGGAGACTCTGTGACTCTTCAGTGTTCAATCCTCTCTGACTCTGAGAACAAGACGTGTCCAGGAGtacacagtgtttactggtACAAAGCCAGGTCAGATGCATCTCATCCAGACTTCATCTACACTGATGGAAGTCGTGATGAATGTAGAAAGAAAACTGGCATTCACTCATCTCCAAAGAGCTGTGTCTATCGCTTCTCTAAAAACGTCATCTCCTCTGATGCTGGGACTTATTACTGTGCTGTGGCCACATGTGGAGAGATATTATTTGGAAATGGAACTAAACTGGAACTTG tGCAAACAACACATTCACTATTTATTGGAATAGTGATATTAGTAGTCTGCTTGGCCATTTCTGTTGCTGCAAATGTCGTCTTCATCTGCAACCGAAGTCTAAGAGTATGTGAACAATATAAAG GAATGGAAAGCACTATTTCAGAAGCTCGTTATGACAACTTGCGTCAACAGGTACATGATATT ACTGAAGCTGAAGACAAAATGAACTACGCTGCACTGAATTTCtcagagagaaaagcaacaagaggaagaaagaagaaagagttTTCAGAGGACTGTGTGTATTCTCAAGTTAAATGA